From one Cereibacter sphaeroides 2.4.1 genomic stretch:
- a CDS encoding glycoside hydrolase family 25 protein — translation MTRRLLALGLAALLLSCGRPEVIAELPSGQTVTVAQPSFGDAKPHPWSGRAPSSYQVHGIDVSRFQGPIDWPTAASAGVSFAFIKATEGGDRVDAAFHENWRGAGRAGVPRGAYHFFYFCRPAAEQADWFIRTVPKSPRALPPVLDMEWNPFSPTCTFRPEPAVVRAEALTFLRQVGAHYGRRPIIYTTIDFFERNEMWRLTGYDFWLRSVAAHPHERYAGHPWTFWQYTGTGIVPGIGKVTDINVFNGDATRWAAWLALNLR, via the coding sequence ATGACCCGACGCCTCCTAGCCCTCGGCCTCGCCGCGCTGCTTCTGTCCTGCGGCCGGCCGGAGGTCATCGCCGAACTGCCTTCCGGCCAGACCGTCACCGTCGCCCAGCCGAGCTTCGGCGATGCCAAGCCCCACCCCTGGAGCGGCCGGGCGCCCTCGAGCTACCAGGTCCACGGGATCGACGTCTCGCGCTTCCAGGGCCCGATCGACTGGCCCACCGCCGCCTCGGCCGGCGTCTCCTTCGCCTTCATCAAGGCCACCGAAGGCGGCGACCGGGTGGATGCTGCCTTCCACGAGAACTGGCGCGGCGCCGGCCGCGCGGGTGTGCCGCGCGGCGCCTACCATTTCTTCTATTTCTGCCGCCCGGCCGCGGAACAGGCCGACTGGTTCATCCGGACCGTGCCGAAGTCCCCGCGCGCCCTGCCGCCGGTGCTCGACATGGAATGGAACCCCTTCTCGCCCACCTGCACCTTCCGGCCCGAGCCCGCGGTCGTCCGGGCCGAGGCGCTCACCTTCCTGCGTCAGGTCGGTGCCCATTACGGCAGGCGCCCGATCATCTATACGACGATCGACTTCTTCGAGCGCAACGAGATGTGGCGCCTGACCGGATACGACTTCTGGCTCCGCTCGGTCGCCGCCCATCCGCACGAGCGCTATGCCGGCCATCCCTGGACCTTCTGGCAATATACCGGCACCGGGATCGTGCCGGGCATCGGCAAGGTCACCGACATCAACGTCTTCAACGGCGACGCCACCCGCTGGGCCGCCTGGCTCGCGCTGAACCTGCGCTGA
- a CDS encoding GcvT family protein, translating into MKTHVKALVVGGGAVGNGIAYHLAKAGWDTMLVERDELTAGSTWHAAGLLPLFNMSYATTHIHKYSVDFYKGLEAETGLNPGFYVVGNLRMAQTDARMDEYMLYSSVAETAGVYHEFLSPKEIAERWPLVRTEDLKGALFHPQDGYINPADVTQAMAKGARQLGCTIERRIQVNGYRWTGREWIVSCVRMAEQGGNLVPTEESFEIHAEHVVTATGNHAQRTARLLGIKIPAIPVEHQYIVTEPDPALVEWRKTNPQHPVLRDADAKWYVREERGGWILGPYERNAPARFLYDVPSSFRADLFPLDLERIEEEYMSMIHRIPSSETVGLKDDYNGPICYTPDGNPLVGPAPGLRNMWLAEGFSFGITAAGGTGHYLAQMMTEGEAEIDMASLDPRRYGSWMTTEYAARKNEECYEHVFILHHPDEEREACRPLRTAPVYDRQKALGAQFGQVNGWERPNYYGPADAPAGFDHASRSFRRGAWHPFARAEAEALRETAGLIDATAFTKHLVRGPGATAFLDWFTCNKLPAVGRINLTYALTPAGTTRTEYTIVRLAENEYYLVSAGAWTAYDADWLRKCAEDRIGDFGWIDIHDVTTQWGVFALAGPNARAILNEVVKDADPATRLSNKRFPWLSYRDIELGMCPVRAVRVAYTGELGWELHHPIEMSTYLWDLLLKAGEKHGLKLVGARAQNWLRQEKSYRAFGNELGRDATPMEAGLDRFIDLGKDFQGKEAMLATGIRSKCVTLLIDGPADADPWGKEALLLNGEKVGRLTSGGWSVAFGKQIGMGYVRPDLAEVGTKLQLRMFRETCEAVVAEDSPYDPKNVRIRQDG; encoded by the coding sequence ATGAAGACCCATGTGAAAGCCCTTGTCGTCGGCGGCGGTGCTGTCGGGAACGGCATCGCCTACCATCTCGCCAAGGCCGGCTGGGACACGATGCTGGTCGAGCGCGACGAGCTCACCGCGGGCTCCACCTGGCACGCCGCGGGGCTTCTGCCGCTCTTCAACATGAGCTACGCCACCACCCACATCCACAAGTATTCGGTCGATTTCTACAAGGGGCTCGAGGCCGAGACCGGGCTCAACCCCGGCTTCTATGTCGTGGGCAACCTGCGCATGGCCCAGACCGACGCGCGGATGGACGAATACATGCTCTATTCCTCCGTAGCCGAGACGGCGGGGGTCTATCATGAGTTCCTGAGCCCGAAGGAGATCGCGGAGCGCTGGCCCCTCGTGCGCACCGAGGATCTCAAGGGCGCGCTCTTCCACCCGCAGGATGGCTACATCAACCCCGCCGACGTGACGCAGGCCATGGCCAAGGGCGCGCGGCAGCTCGGCTGCACCATCGAGCGCCGGATCCAGGTCAACGGCTACCGCTGGACGGGCCGCGAATGGATCGTCTCCTGCGTGCGGATGGCCGAGCAGGGCGGCAACCTCGTCCCGACTGAGGAAAGCTTCGAGATCCATGCCGAACATGTGGTGACCGCCACCGGCAACCATGCGCAGCGCACCGCCCGGCTTCTGGGCATCAAGATCCCGGCCATTCCGGTCGAGCACCAATATATCGTGACCGAGCCCGACCCGGCGCTGGTCGAATGGCGCAAGACCAACCCGCAGCACCCCGTCCTGCGCGACGCCGACGCCAAATGGTATGTCCGCGAAGAGCGCGGCGGCTGGATCCTCGGCCCCTACGAGCGCAACGCTCCGGCCCGCTTCCTCTATGACGTGCCCTCGAGCTTCCGCGCCGACCTCTTCCCGCTCGATCTCGAGCGGATCGAGGAGGAATACATGTCGATGATCCACCGGATCCCCTCGTCCGAGACCGTGGGCCTGAAGGACGATTACAACGGCCCGATCTGCTACACGCCCGACGGCAACCCGCTGGTGGGTCCCGCCCCGGGCCTGCGCAACATGTGGCTGGCGGAAGGGTTCAGCTTCGGCATCACTGCGGCGGGCGGCACTGGCCACTATCTCGCGCAGATGATGACCGAGGGCGAGGCCGAGATCGACATGGCCTCGCTCGATCCCCGGCGCTACGGCAGCTGGATGACGACCGAATACGCGGCGCGGAAGAACGAGGAATGCTACGAGCATGTCTTCATCCTCCACCACCCTGACGAGGAGCGCGAAGCCTGTCGTCCGCTGCGCACCGCCCCGGTCTACGACCGGCAGAAAGCGCTCGGCGCGCAGTTCGGGCAGGTCAACGGCTGGGAGCGGCCGAACTACTACGGGCCTGCGGATGCGCCGGCCGGTTTCGACCACGCATCCCGCAGCTTCCGCCGCGGTGCCTGGCATCCGTTCGCCCGCGCCGAGGCCGAGGCGCTGCGCGAGACCGCGGGCCTGATCGACGCCACCGCCTTCACCAAGCATCTGGTGCGCGGCCCCGGCGCCACGGCCTTCCTCGACTGGTTCACCTGCAACAAGCTGCCGGCTGTGGGCCGGATCAACCTGACCTACGCGCTGACGCCCGCCGGCACCACGCGCACCGAATATACCATCGTGCGGTTGGCCGAGAACGAATATTACCTCGTGTCCGCCGGTGCCTGGACGGCCTACGACGCCGACTGGCTGAGGAAATGCGCCGAAGACAGGATCGGCGATTTCGGCTGGATCGACATCCATGACGTGACGACCCAGTGGGGGGTCTTTGCGCTGGCCGGACCCAATGCGCGCGCGATCCTGAACGAGGTGGTGAAGGATGCCGACCCCGCCACCCGGCTCTCGAACAAGCGTTTCCCCTGGCTCAGCTACCGCGACATCGAGCTTGGCATGTGCCCGGTGCGGGCGGTGCGGGTGGCCTATACGGGCGAACTCGGGTGGGAGCTGCACCATCCGATCGAGATGTCGACCTATCTCTGGGACCTGCTGCTGAAGGCGGGCGAAAAGCACGGGCTGAAGCTCGTGGGGGCGCGGGCGCAGAACTGGCTGCGGCAGGAAAAGAGCTACCGCGCCTTCGGCAACGAGCTCGGCCGCGATGCGACGCCGATGGAAGCGGGGCTCGACCGGTTCATCGACCTCGGCAAGGACTTTCAGGGCAAGGAAGCGATGCTCGCGACCGGCATCCGCTCGAAATGCGTGACGCTCCTGATCGACGGGCCGGCGGATGCCGATCCGTGGGGCAAGGAGGCGCTGCTTCTGAACGGCGAGAAGGTGGGCCGGCTCACCTCGGGCGGCTGGTCGGTGGCCTTCGGCAAGCAGATCGGCATGGGCTATGTCCGCCCCGATCTGGCCGAGGTGGGCACGAAGCTGCAGCTGCGCATGTTCCGCGAGACCTGCGAGGCCGTGGTGGCCGAGGATTCGCCCTACGATCCGAAGAACGTTCGGATCCGTCAGGACGGCTGA
- a CDS encoding iron chelate uptake ABC transporter family permease subunit has product MLDDFLIRAALAGIGVALAAGPLGAFVVWRRMAYFGDATSHAAILGVALALATELPVGLGTLAVALVMAATVATLSGRGWAMDTMLGVLAHSALAFGLVAVSFLPSVRTDLSAWLFGDILAVSVPDLAFIWAGAALVLALLLWRWSALLTATINEDLAAASGIDPARERLILTLALAVTVAVALKVVGALLISAMLIIPAAAARGLARNPEPMALLAALIGAGASLAGLGASLAFDTPAGPSIVAAAALAFLVSALLRRA; this is encoded by the coding sequence ATGCTTGACGACTTCCTCATCCGCGCGGCGCTCGCGGGCATCGGCGTGGCGTTGGCGGCGGGGCCGCTCGGCGCCTTCGTCGTCTGGCGCCGCATGGCCTATTTCGGCGACGCGACCTCGCATGCCGCCATCCTCGGTGTGGCGCTGGCGCTCGCCACCGAACTGCCGGTGGGGCTCGGCACGCTCGCCGTGGCGCTGGTCATGGCCGCGACCGTGGCCACCTTGAGCGGCCGCGGCTGGGCCATGGACACGATGCTGGGCGTGCTCGCCCATTCCGCGCTGGCCTTCGGCCTCGTCGCGGTGAGCTTCCTGCCCTCGGTGCGCACCGATCTCTCGGCCTGGCTCTTCGGCGACATCCTCGCCGTCTCGGTGCCGGATCTGGCCTTCATCTGGGCGGGAGCGGCGCTCGTGCTGGCGCTTCTCCTCTGGCGCTGGTCGGCGCTTCTCACGGCCACGATCAATGAGGATCTGGCCGCGGCCTCCGGCATCGACCCCGCGCGCGAGCGGCTGATTCTCACCCTCGCGCTCGCGGTGACGGTGGCGGTCGCGCTGAAGGTGGTGGGGGCGCTCCTGATCTCGGCCATGCTCATCATCCCGGCCGCGGCCGCGCGCGGCCTGGCCCGCAATCCCGAGCCGATGGCGCTGCTCGCGGCCCTGATCGGCGCGGGCGCAAGCCTCGCGGGCCTTGGCGCCTCGCTGGCCTTCGACACGCCGGCAGGCCCCTCGATCGTCGCGGCTGCGGCGCTGGCCTTCCTCGTCTCGGCGCTCCTGCGGCGCGCCTGA
- a CDS encoding metal ABC transporter ATP-binding protein, with translation MTLIAAHHLAVRRGRDEILSDVSLSVAPREIVTIVGPNGSGKSTLLRALLGILPAAAGRVSRRPGLRIGYVPQRLQVDGTLPLTAARFLSLPRRRAPAEVAAALERVGVPEVADRQLADLSGGQFQRVLLARALLTEPELLMLDEPTQGLDQPGEAAFYRLIEEVRSTTGAAILMVSHDLHVVMAASDRVICLNRHVCCEGTPRVVSNAPEYRALFGHGTQGALALYRHEHDHDHTHDHSHHA, from the coding sequence ATGACCCTGATCGCCGCCCATCATCTCGCCGTGCGGCGGGGGCGGGACGAGATCCTGTCGGACGTGAGCCTGTCGGTCGCGCCCCGCGAGATCGTGACCATCGTGGGCCCGAACGGCTCGGGCAAGAGCACGCTCCTGCGCGCCCTCCTGGGGATCCTGCCCGCCGCCGCGGGCCGCGTGAGCCGCAGGCCGGGGCTCCGGATCGGCTATGTGCCGCAGAGGCTGCAGGTCGACGGGACGCTGCCGCTCACTGCCGCGCGCTTCCTGTCGCTGCCGCGCAGGCGCGCCCCTGCCGAGGTCGCCGCGGCGCTGGAGAGGGTGGGCGTGCCCGAGGTGGCGGACCGTCAGCTCGCCGATCTTTCGGGCGGGCAGTTCCAGCGGGTCCTTCTGGCGCGCGCGCTTCTGACCGAGCCGGAGCTGCTGATGCTCGACGAGCCGACGCAGGGGCTCGACCAGCCGGGCGAGGCGGCCTTCTACCGGCTGATCGAAGAGGTGCGCTCCACCACCGGCGCCGCGATCCTGATGGTGAGCCACGATCTGCATGTGGTGATGGCGGCGTCGGACCGGGTGATCTGCCTCAACCGCCATGTCTGCTGCGAGGGCACGCCGCGCGTGGTCTCGAATGCGCCGGAATATCGCGCGCTCTTCGGCCACGGCACCCAGGGGGCGCTCGCGCTCTACCGCCACGAACACGATCACGACCATACGCACGATCATTCCCATCATGCTTGA
- a CDS encoding Fur family transcriptional regulator, giving the protein MTADTGGTAAFAPHDHSRCAASILAHAEEATAAAGARLTPVRRRTLEILLEEHRALGAYEVLERLAQEGFGNKPPVAYRALDFLVEQGLAHRIRRLNAFTACMHPGEAHAPAFLICSRCGVVAEAPAEPVRAALDAAAAQLGFEIERTNIEAVGLCPACREAA; this is encoded by the coding sequence ATGACCGCCGATACCGGAGGCACCGCGGCATTCGCGCCGCACGATCACAGCCGTTGTGCGGCCTCGATCCTCGCCCATGCCGAGGAGGCCACGGCCGCGGCCGGGGCTCGCCTGACGCCGGTGCGCCGGCGCACGCTCGAGATCCTCCTCGAAGAACACCGGGCGCTCGGCGCCTACGAGGTGCTGGAGCGGCTGGCGCAGGAGGGTTTCGGAAACAAGCCGCCCGTGGCCTATCGTGCGCTCGACTTCCTCGTCGAGCAGGGGCTCGCGCATCGGATCCGCCGGCTCAACGCTTTCACCGCCTGCATGCATCCGGGCGAGGCCCATGCGCCCGCCTTCCTGATCTGCAGCCGCTGCGGCGTGGTGGCCGAGGCGCCGGCCGAGCCGGTGCGGGCCGCGCTGGATGCGGCGGCCGCGCAGCTCGGCTTCGAGATCGAGCGGACGAACATCGAGGCCGTGGGCCTCTGCCCCGCCTGCCGGGAGGCCGCATGA
- a CDS encoding zinc ABC transporter substrate-binding protein — MRYTISVALASLLAGPALAEVPRVVTDLPPVHSLVAQVMGDLGEPDLLLGQGADPHSFQLRPSQARALANADLVVWIGPEMTRWLERALEGRKGEELRLMQVAGTHLQDFGEGAAHDHAGHGHDHADEDHDHAGEGHEHADEGHAGEAHDHADEGHTHGDEAHDHGEHEGHSHTGLDPHAWLDPENAQLWLTAVARELGHLDPENAATYAANAEAARAALAELDRETAARLDEARNQPFYVFHDAYGYFAGHYGLTVQGSVSAGDAAAPGAAHLADLRAEMAGTPRCIFPEAQHDAKLARQIAQETGAKAGPALDPSGSTLEPGPQLYANLIRGLADGILSCVAP; from the coding sequence ATGCGTTATACCATATCAGTCGCTCTCGCCAGCCTGCTCGCGGGCCCGGCCCTGGCCGAAGTGCCGCGCGTGGTGACGGACCTGCCGCCGGTCCATTCGCTGGTGGCGCAGGTGATGGGCGATCTCGGAGAGCCGGACCTCCTGCTGGGCCAGGGAGCGGATCCGCATTCCTTCCAGTTGCGCCCGAGTCAGGCGCGCGCGCTGGCCAATGCCGATCTGGTGGTCTGGATCGGACCGGAGATGACCCGCTGGCTCGAGCGCGCGCTCGAGGGCCGCAAGGGCGAGGAGCTGCGTCTCATGCAGGTCGCGGGCACGCATCTGCAGGACTTCGGCGAAGGCGCGGCACACGACCATGCTGGGCACGGCCATGACCATGCGGACGAGGACCACGATCACGCCGGCGAAGGGCACGAGCACGCGGACGAGGGCCACGCCGGCGAAGCGCACGATCACGCGGACGAGGGCCACACCCACGGCGACGAAGCGCACGATCACGGCGAACATGAGGGCCACAGCCATACGGGCCTCGACCCCCATGCCTGGCTCGATCCCGAGAATGCGCAGCTCTGGCTGACGGCTGTCGCGCGCGAACTGGGCCACCTCGATCCCGAGAATGCGGCGACCTACGCCGCCAATGCCGAGGCCGCCCGGGCAGCGCTGGCCGAGCTCGACCGCGAAACGGCCGCAAGGCTGGACGAGGCGCGGAACCAGCCCTTCTACGTCTTCCACGATGCCTACGGCTACTTCGCCGGCCACTACGGGCTGACCGTGCAGGGCAGCGTCTCGGCAGGCGATGCGGCCGCGCCGGGGGCGGCGCACCTCGCGGACCTGCGCGCGGAGATGGCGGGCACCCCGCGCTGCATCTTCCCGGAGGCGCAGCATGACGCGAAGCTCGCCCGGCAGATCGCGCAGGAGACGGGCGCGAAGGCCGGCCCGGCGCTCGATCCGTCGGGCAGCACGCTCGAACCGGGCCCGCAGCTCTACGCGAACCTGATCCGCGGCCTCGCCGACGGCATCCTGTCCTGCGTCGCCCCTTGA
- a CDS encoding aldose epimerase family protein gives MTLTRFGTAPDGRPVQRIALAAGDLRLALLDRGAILQDLRLAGIDWPLTAGASDLAAYLGPLRWFGAIVGPVANRIGGARACINGRPTRFVPNEGRTLLHSGAAGTHARHWQPVEVEAGRALLRLELADGIDGFPGNRRLEAEFVLDPPATLRLILTAVTDAPTLMNLANHSYWTLDPEPGIGGQQLQIAAEHWLPVEAGLPTGEIRPVSGAMDFRAGRPLGETEGIDHNFCLASAQRDLTEVARLTGRSGVRLTLATTAPGLQVYTGREIDSMPFAGHGGRPLRAFDAIALEPQLWPDAPNRPEFPPITLAPGETFRQETRFSFSA, from the coding sequence ATGACCCTCACCCGCTTCGGAACCGCCCCTGACGGGCGGCCCGTCCAGCGCATCGCCCTGGCCGCAGGCGACCTCCGCCTGGCCCTGCTCGACCGAGGCGCCATCCTGCAGGACCTGCGTCTGGCCGGGATCGACTGGCCGCTCACGGCAGGCGCGTCCGACCTCGCGGCCTATCTCGGACCGCTCCGCTGGTTCGGCGCCATCGTCGGTCCGGTCGCGAACCGCATCGGCGGCGCCCGGGCCTGCATCAATGGCCGGCCGACCCGCTTCGTGCCGAACGAGGGCCGGACGCTCCTCCATTCCGGGGCGGCGGGAACCCATGCCCGGCACTGGCAGCCGGTCGAGGTCGAGGCGGGCCGCGCGCTCCTGCGGCTCGAACTCGCGGACGGCATCGACGGATTTCCCGGCAACCGGCGGCTCGAGGCCGAGTTCGTGCTGGACCCGCCCGCGACGCTCCGGCTGATCCTGACCGCGGTCACGGATGCGCCGACGCTGATGAACCTCGCCAACCACAGCTACTGGACCCTCGATCCCGAGCCCGGGATCGGCGGCCAGCAGCTGCAGATCGCGGCGGAGCACTGGCTTCCGGTCGAGGCCGGCCTGCCTACGGGCGAGATCCGCCCCGTATCCGGAGCGATGGACTTCCGCGCGGGCCGCCCCCTCGGAGAGACCGAGGGGATCGACCACAATTTCTGCCTCGCCAGTGCGCAGCGAGACCTGACCGAGGTGGCGCGCCTCACCGGCCGGTCGGGCGTCCGTCTCACTCTCGCCACCACCGCCCCGGGCCTGCAGGTCTATACCGGCCGCGAGATCGACAGCATGCCCTTCGCGGGCCACGGGGGCCGACCGCTCCGGGCCTTCGACGCCATTGCGCTCGAGCCGCAGCTCTGGCCGGACGCGCCGAACCGGCCGGAGTTCCCCCCGATCACCCTCGCCCCGGGCGAAACCTTCCGCCAGGAGACGCGCTTCTCCTTCTCCGCCTGA
- the gvpA gene encoding gas vesicle structural protein GvpA, translating to MAIEKSVASASIAEVIDRILDKGVVIDAFVRVSLVGIELIAIEVRAVVASIETWLKYAEAVGLTVDPATT from the coding sequence ATGGCCATTGAGAAAAGCGTTGCCTCCGCTTCGATTGCGGAAGTCATCGATCGCATTCTGGACAAGGGCGTCGTGATCGATGCCTTCGTGCGTGTATCCCTCGTCGGGATCGAGCTGATCGCCATCGAGGTCCGTGCCGTCGTGGCGTCGATCGAGACCTGGCTCAAATATGCCGAGGCTGTAGGCCTCACGGTGGATCCCGCCACGACCTGA
- a CDS encoding HAL/PAL/TAL family ammonia-lyase: MLAMSPPKPAVELDRHIDLDQAHAVASGGARIVLAPPARDRCRASEARLGAVIREARHVYGLTTGFGPLANRLISGENVRTLQANLVHHLASGVGPVLDWTTARAMVLARLVSIAQGASGASEGTIARLIDLLNSELAPAVPSRGTVGASGDLTPLAHMVLCLQGRGDFLDRDGTRLDGAEGLRRGRLQPLDLSHRDALALVNGTSAMTGIALVNAHACRHLGNWAVALTALLAECLRGRTEAWAAALSDLRPHPGQKDAAARLRARVDGSARVVRHVIAERRLDAGDIGTEPEAGQDAYSLRCAPQVLGAGFDTLAWHDRVLTIELNAVTDNPVFPPDGSVPALHGGNFMGQHVALTSDALATAVTVLAGLAERQIARLTDERLNRGLPPFLHRGPAGLNSGFMGAQVTATALLAEMRATGPASIHSISTNAANQDVVSLGTIAARLCREKIDRWAEILAILALCLAQAAELRCGSGLDGVSPAGKKLVQALREQFPPLETDRPLGQEIAALATHLLQQSPV, translated from the coding sequence ATGCTCGCCATGAGCCCCCCGAAGCCGGCCGTCGAGCTGGATCGCCACATCGATCTGGACCAGGCCCATGCCGTGGCGAGCGGCGGCGCGCGGATTGTCCTTGCCCCTCCGGCGCGCGACCGGTGCCGTGCGTCCGAAGCGCGGCTCGGCGCTGTCATCCGCGAGGCGCGCCATGTCTACGGACTGACAACCGGCTTCGGTCCCCTTGCGAACCGCCTGATCTCAGGTGAGAATGTCCGAACGCTGCAGGCCAATCTTGTCCATCATCTGGCCAGCGGCGTGGGACCGGTGCTTGACTGGACGACGGCGCGCGCCATGGTTCTGGCGCGTCTGGTGTCGATCGCTCAGGGAGCCTCCGGTGCCAGCGAGGGGACCATCGCTCGCCTGATCGACCTGCTCAATTCCGAGCTCGCTCCGGCCGTTCCCAGCCGCGGCACGGTGGGCGCGTCGGGTGACCTGACACCGCTTGCGCATATGGTGCTCTGCCTCCAGGGCCGGGGAGACTTCCTGGACCGGGACGGGACGCGGCTTGACGGCGCAGAAGGGCTCCGGCGCGGACGGCTGCAACCGCTCGATCTCTCCCATCGCGATGCACTGGCGCTGGTCAACGGGACCTCCGCCATGACCGGGATCGCGCTGGTGAATGCTCACGCCTGCCGCCATCTCGGCAACTGGGCGGTGGCGTTGACGGCCCTGCTTGCGGAATGTCTGAGAGGCCGGACCGAGGCATGGGCCGCGGCACTGTCCGACCTGCGGCCGCATCCCGGACAGAAGGACGCCGCAGCGAGGCTGCGCGCCCGCGTGGACGGCAGCGCGCGGGTGGTCCGGCACGTCATTGCCGAGCGGAGGCTCGACGCCGGCGATATCGGGACGGAGCCGGAGGCGGGGCAGGATGCCTACAGCCTGCGCTGCGCTCCGCAGGTTCTCGGGGCGGGCTTCGACACGCTCGCATGGCATGACCGGGTGCTGACGATCGAGCTGAACGCGGTGACCGACAATCCGGTGTTTCCGCCCGATGGCAGCGTGCCCGCCCTGCACGGGGGCAATTTCATGGGCCAGCATGTGGCGCTGACGTCCGATGCGCTCGCCACGGCCGTCACCGTTCTGGCGGGCCTTGCGGAGCGCCAGATTGCACGTCTGACAGATGAAAGGCTGAACCGTGGGCTGCCCCCCTTCCTCCACCGGGGCCCCGCCGGGTTGAATTCCGGCTTCATGGGCGCACAGGTGACGGCGACCGCGCTCCTGGCCGAGATGCGAGCCACGGGACCTGCCTCGATCCATTCGATCTCCACGAACGCCGCCAATCAGGATGTGGTCTCGCTTGGGACCATCGCCGCGCGCCTCTGCCGCGAGAAGATCGACCGTTGGGCGGAGATCCTTGCGATCCTCGCTCTCTGTCTTGCACAAGCTGCGGAGCTGCGCTGCGGCAGCGGCCTAGACGGGGTGTCTCCCGCGGGGAAGAAGCTGGTGCAGGCCCTGCGCGAGCAGTTCCCGCCGCTTGAGACGGACCGGCCCCTGGGACAGGAAATTGCCGCGCTTGCTACGCACCTCTTGCAGCAATCTCCCGTCTGA
- a CDS encoding gas vesicle protein K yields MTYPFPPLLLRDDRLPPTEAPVTAPRIALDPDRLEHDLARILLGLMEMLRQIMELQAIRRMEAGSLSESQQEQLGTTLMRAEAAIHEMAARFGLTPADLSLDLGPLGRTI; encoded by the coding sequence ATGACATATCCTTTTCCTCCGCTCCTGCTGCGCGACGACCGCTTGCCTCCGACGGAGGCCCCGGTCACGGCGCCCCGCATCGCGCTCGACCCGGACCGGCTCGAGCATGATCTGGCCCGTATTCTGCTGGGGCTGATGGAGATGCTGAGGCAGATCATGGAGTTGCAGGCGATCCGCAGGATGGAGGCGGGCTCGCTGAGCGAGAGTCAGCAAGAGCAGCTTGGCACGACACTGATGCGGGCCGAGGCGGCCATCCACGAGATGGCGGCCCGTTTCGGCCTGACGCCCGCGGATCTCTCGCTCGATCTGGGCCCGCTGGGGCGGACGATCTGA
- the gvpJ gene encoding gas vesicle protein GvpJ has product MTDSAPTLQFATAEEALQSSETRLVDVVDALLSQGIAIRGELWLTIADVDLVFLGLDLLLANPDRLQCRVPDAA; this is encoded by the coding sequence ATGACTGACTCAGCCCCGACCCTCCAGTTCGCGACGGCGGAGGAAGCGCTGCAAAGCAGCGAAACGCGCCTCGTCGATGTGGTGGATGCCCTTCTGTCACAAGGCATCGCGATCCGGGGGGAGCTTTGGCTTACGATTGCGGATGTGGATCTCGTCTTCCTCGGGCTCGACCTGCTGCTGGCGAACCCGGATAGGCTGCAATGCAGAGTGCCGGACGCAGCATGA
- a CDS encoding GvpL/GvpF family gas vesicle protein: MSGLLLLGVVSGLGISPAITSPHLRLDGDGYAAILLSLDRLPPDPASPDWAVQAALAQNAILSAYAATEDVLPVALGAAFTGIAAVKRHLDAERATLDAGMERLAGRAEYVAQLIAEQVADGAAPAPASGSAFLKARSARHEQRRHLARERTGFARATAEELASLSCSASARPLKPDGPLLDLSLLVARDRVPGLLEAAEASSRAGSRLALSVRLIGPCAPFSFLPETRGHD; the protein is encoded by the coding sequence ATGAGCGGCCTCCTTCTTCTGGGAGTGGTCTCCGGCCTTGGGATCAGCCCCGCGATCACCTCTCCGCACCTGCGTCTGGACGGTGACGGCTACGCGGCGATTCTCCTGTCGCTTGATCGTCTGCCCCCGGATCCCGCTTCGCCTGACTGGGCCGTGCAGGCCGCTCTTGCGCAGAACGCCATCCTGTCCGCCTATGCCGCGACCGAGGATGTCCTCCCGGTCGCTCTCGGGGCGGCCTTTACTGGTATTGCCGCCGTGAAGCGCCATCTGGACGCCGAACGTGCAACCCTTGATGCCGGAATGGAACGGTTGGCGGGCCGGGCGGAGTATGTCGCGCAATTGATCGCGGAACAGGTCGCGGACGGGGCCGCGCCAGCTCCGGCCTCGGGATCCGCCTTCCTCAAGGCCCGCTCCGCTCGTCACGAGCAGAGACGTCATCTGGCGCGCGAGCGAACCGGCTTTGCGAGAGCCACGGCCGAAGAGCTGGCCTCGCTGTCCTGCTCGGCGTCGGCGCGTCCATTGAAGCCCGACGGGCCGCTGCTTGATCTCTCCCTTCTTGTCGCGCGGGATCGGGTGCCAGGCCTGCTGGAGGCCGCAGAGGCCTCTTCCCGTGCCGGATCTCGCCTCGCCCTTTCCGTCCGATTGATCGGCCCCTGCGCTCCCTTTTCCTTCCTGCCGGAGACCCGCGGTCATGACTGA